CGTTCAGTACATCATGAGTCATTCACCGAACCTATAAGGGAAAATATGACGACCAGACGTGAACTTGAGCATTGTTACAACGCCCTGACCGCCCTGCCCGAAGGCTGGAACAGTTGGGACGATTTAATGCGTATAGCGATGGAGGAAGCACGCAAAGCCGAAGCCATTGAGGAAGTACCTGTTGGAGCACTGCTGGTCGCGCCGGACGGAACCATTGTTGCCAAGGCATACAATCGAACCATCACCAACAATGATCCCACAGCGCACGCGGAAATTCTGGCCCTACGGAAGGCAGGCGAACAATTACAGAATTACCGCACAGAAGATTTAGTACTGGTGGTAACACTTGAGCCCTGCCTCATGTGCAGCGGAGCAATGGTTCATGCGCGCATCAGAGGCGTAGTATACGGCGCACCGGATCATAAAACTGGCGCGATAGATTCTCAGCTGAACAGCTTTGAACTACCATTGCACAACCACGCTATCTGGCACACTTCCGGAGTTCTGCTGGAAGAATGCAGCAGCATGCTTTCTACCTTCTTCAAAAAACGCAGAAATCAAATAAAAGCCGCCAAGGCAGGCCAAAAAGTATAAAGAATATCGCAATATTCGTATTTCTACGGGCAACAACTTGCAATGCTGTATAAAATTGCATAAACAATCCCCAACGGAGAGGTAGCGAAGTCCGGCCGTAACGCACACGACTCGAAATCGTGCTTAGGCTTAACAGTCTAACGAGGGTTCGAATCCCTCCCTCTCCGCCATATAACACCATGAATAAAGGGCTTTATCCGATTGGATGAAGCCCTTGTTTTTTGTACGCCGTTTACGATGTGTGAATTTTGTGCGATTTTTTGAAAAATGTACTTTTTATTTGAAAGCTTTTTTTCTTATGGATCGTCAAAGTCATTTACGATGTCTCTATCCGTTCCAGTTTGTGCAGATATGTTTAGTTCATGCCGAAGCTGCCTAACCCAAAAATCCCCCTATCATAAGGTAGGGGGATTTTCTTTTAATTCTATGGCTATTAATTAACCCGTCATTCCATTCCGGCGAAGAGGATGGAATAACGTAGAGATTCATTACATAACCCACTTGAGATGTTGCCTGACTAGACTGTCATTCTCCGCTCTACCGTGTTGGCGAGTTGAATGAGCTTGTCTGCAATACCAGCCAACGCAAGACTATTTTCTTTTGTCGAAGTGTCTCTACGGATCTTTTGCAGCATTGCAGCTGCGTTACGCAACTCATCCATACTTGGAAGCATTCCGGTTGGAGTAGTTTTTGTCTGTTTCATAAAGCCCCCCTTATTCATTAGACAACGAATCTTTCCAATAAGATAATCGTACGTTGTATTATATCCCTTAGAGCTAACGCTATTTCTTTACAAACATCCACGTTTAACTCGAAGGAAAAAACTTCACGACTAATTCCGTCTAAAAACTATCAACATTCAAGCATTATTACAAATAAAGAATAGTACACTCAAAATAAAAGTTCCCACTAGACAGAAAGTTTATCATTACGCGAAAGATTGAAGCCTGCTTCTATGGCACAGAGTTAAGCCCCCCCTGCTCGGACGGAAAACAGGAATGACTCAAGACGTTGCACATTTGATTTGAAATTCAACCGGAAGGGATTTTTACTAAATAAAAGCTCCCGACCGTGTAAGGTTTTAAGCTGGAGATCAACGGTCGTCACTCTTCCACGAACCGAACTTGGAAAGATCAAAGGATACCCCCATGGATAGAATGTCGCTTAGAGAGCTAGCGGTTCCAATTATCAAGGCTATCGATAGCTTTAACTATTTGCTGAAATCGCATCATAGGCGAACTGCCGTAGCAGCGTACCATATCGCTAACAAAATGGGATTAGGCAATGAGGACATGTTCGAACTTGTTGTTGCGGCCGGGATTCATGACATCGGGGCATTATCTATTCAGGAACGAGATATGCTTGTACAAGTGGATGTAGCCAACCCTGCGCCGCATTGCACCATGGGGCACCGCATGTTGGCGTCCTTCTACCCCTTTAAAAATATAGCACAAATTATTAAACACCATCATATAAGCTATCAAGATTCGCTGCATTTGAACGCTGGAGAAGTGCTGTTCCAAAGTCATATAATCCATCTTGCAGATAGAGTGGATGTGCTTATCAACCCAGATAGTTTTATTCTTAACCAAAAAAAGCAAGTAGTTGAAACAATCAATGCAAAGACGGGAATGACCTTTCATCCCAAAGTTGTCGAAGCTTTTAATGAAGTTTCCAAAGCAGATATTTTTTGGATTGAAATCAACAATCTGGATATTGACCAACTGTTTCGCAGGCTTGACGTTTCCGTAGATTTTGAGCTGACGATAGACAACATTATTGATTTTGCCTTGACCCTATCCAGAATAATTGATTTCAGAAGTCGCTTTACCGCCTCGCACTCTTACACTGTTGCGCATTTATCCAGCCTATTTGGAGAGTATTTTGGATTCTCCGAAGAAAAATGTAAAAAACTGTTAGTTAGTGGCTATCTGCATGATATTGGGAAGATAGGAATTGATCCCGGCTTAATAGAAAAAAAAGAGCCACTTTCTAATGAAGAGTATAACCTTATCAAATTGCATGCATATTACACTGGACAAATTCTCAAAGAGCTTAGCCTGTCTCCTTGGTTTGGTGAAATTGTGGAATGGGCGGAAAAGCATCATGAGAAGATTGATGGAATGGGGTATCCATATGCGTTGAAAGAACTCGACATTGATAATGGCTCAAAGATAATCGCTTTTTCAGATGTTATCTCCGCTTTATTGGAAGAGCGTCCTTATCGAAAGGCTATGCCTATTGATGTGGCATTTAATATAATCCGGGAAAAAATAGCCCCATCAATTTCTTGCTCTATGTTTCAAGTAATCGAGCAGCATAAAAAAGAAATAAATAATCTAGTTAAGCAATGCCACAATCATACTTTTGAAGAATATCGGCTAGATAATGAGCTTGGTACAAACTTGTGGGCTCCTAGCTAAGCCTATGAGTAATGGCTGACTTTCCCCTGCTTTTTTTGAGTATCACAATAAACAACAATACCTTATGGTATAACTTGAACTCTGCGTCGTTGTTGTGACTCCACAAACGCTTCGTTTTCCATTGTGAGATATTTTCTGCAATTTATGTACGCTACATATTCGCATCCCCCTCCACACTTAGTGTTTCTACATTGAGCGCCCTTAGTTTATCCGTCTATTTATATAGAAGGATTTCTTTTTATCTCCCTTACTGGTAACTTTTAGTAATCTACCCATTAATTGCATTTAAACCAGTTAGGAGAAGTCATTATGCCAAGTACCGATTCTGAATCCATTCGACTCTGCATGAAAAATCTTAGTCTGGAATTTAAGCTAGCTTACTATCTGACTCTTTCAGAAGCTAAAGCAGGTACTCCAGCCAGCAACACTGACCCTGATTATATCAGTCTTGCGTTTGAGAAAAATTATGAAAAGATTAAGGAACTTATAAAAAGAGATCGTAAAACAGATTAACAGGTTACTAAAGACAGCCGAACAAACTTCGTCCTCAGAAACACCACACTTTCTGAGGACGTTCGCGATCCTTCGTACCAAAGGGCTGCGGTGAATTGTACATTCTGGCCTGTAGTCAATTGCTA
This sequence is a window from Halodesulfovibrio aestuarii DSM 17919 = ATCC 29578. Protein-coding genes within it:
- the tadA gene encoding tRNA adenosine(34) deaminase TadA, producing MTTRRELEHCYNALTALPEGWNSWDDLMRIAMEEARKAEAIEEVPVGALLVAPDGTIVAKAYNRTITNNDPTAHAEILALRKAGEQLQNYRTEDLVLVVTLEPCLMCSGAMVHARIRGVVYGAPDHKTGAIDSQLNSFELPLHNHAIWHTSGVLLEECSSMLSTFFKKRRNQIKAAKAGQKV
- a CDS encoding HD-GYP domain-containing protein → MDRMSLRELAVPIIKAIDSFNYLLKSHHRRTAVAAYHIANKMGLGNEDMFELVVAAGIHDIGALSIQERDMLVQVDVANPAPHCTMGHRMLASFYPFKNIAQIIKHHHISYQDSLHLNAGEVLFQSHIIHLADRVDVLINPDSFILNQKKQVVETINAKTGMTFHPKVVEAFNEVSKADIFWIEINNLDIDQLFRRLDVSVDFELTIDNIIDFALTLSRIIDFRSRFTASHSYTVAHLSSLFGEYFGFSEEKCKKLLVSGYLHDIGKIGIDPGLIEKKEPLSNEEYNLIKLHAYYTGQILKELSLSPWFGEIVEWAEKHHEKIDGMGYPYALKELDIDNGSKIIAFSDVISALLEERPYRKAMPIDVAFNIIREKIAPSISCSMFQVIEQHKKEINNLVKQCHNHTFEEYRLDNELGTNLWAPS